A DNA window from Gillisia sp. Hel1_33_143 contains the following coding sequences:
- a CDS encoding DNA-3-methyladenine glycosylase I, with protein MNDLKRCSWCEGDALYEAYHDKEWGVPVRDDATLFEFLILETFQAGLSWITILRKRENFKEAFDEFDYKKIAEYTEDKIQELLLNAGIIRNKLKVRAAITNAQAFLKIQNEFGSFSNYIWKFVENKPIQNTVENYKKAPATSEISDLLSKDLKKRGFKFVGSTVMYAYMQAVGMVNDHEENCYRNRVLSSKN; from the coding sequence ATGAATGATCTAAAAAGATGTAGTTGGTGTGAGGGCGATGCGTTATACGAAGCTTATCATGATAAAGAATGGGGAGTTCCTGTTCGTGATGACGCAACCCTATTCGAATTCTTGATACTAGAAACATTTCAAGCAGGATTAAGTTGGATAACGATTTTAAGAAAAAGAGAGAACTTTAAAGAAGCCTTTGATGAATTTGATTATAAAAAAATAGCTGAATATACTGAAGATAAAATACAAGAGTTATTATTAAACGCAGGCATTATTAGAAATAAATTGAAGGTTAGAGCTGCTATTACCAATGCTCAGGCTTTTTTAAAGATCCAAAATGAATTTGGAAGCTTTAGCAATTATATCTGGAAATTTGTTGAGAATAAGCCTATTCAAAATACAGTTGAGAATTACAAAAAAGCTCCTGCAACTTCAGAAATAAGTGATCTGCTAAGCAAAGACCTCAAAAAACGCGGCTTTAAATTCGTGGGCTCTACGGTAATGTATGCTTATATGCAAGCCGTTGGTATGGTAAATGACCATGAAGAAAATTGCTATAGAAATAGAGTGCTAAGCAGTAAAAATTAA
- a CDS encoding energy transducer TonB, giving the protein MDFFDRHKALIITSLLFLLLMLSLYNFNLSNNNEKTREMLIDLESFKTEQAEEKKPEEIEPAKIPQKNTVKTHQAYNENQESRDANFSKQLDEIFQKNSASQQETSDNESTSGSGNFTTQNSPKKKEVKKRSDGNQTTENTSAKNGGLDNSSISFSLKGRSAVDIPNPIYTCDLPGRVVVNITVNEGGRVIATAINKASSTSNNECLTQQALQYASQAVFSKLAGRTAQPGTITYQFKP; this is encoded by the coding sequence ATGGATTTTTTTGACAGACATAAAGCTTTGATAATTACCTCGCTGCTATTTTTGCTGTTGATGCTTAGTTTATATAATTTCAATCTATCCAACAATAATGAGAAAACTCGAGAGATGCTTATAGATCTTGAAAGTTTTAAGACTGAGCAAGCGGAAGAAAAAAAACCGGAAGAAATAGAACCGGCAAAGATCCCTCAAAAAAATACAGTAAAAACACATCAAGCATATAATGAAAATCAGGAATCTAGAGATGCTAACTTCAGCAAACAACTAGATGAGATCTTTCAAAAGAATAGTGCTTCACAGCAAGAAACTTCAGACAACGAAAGCACAAGCGGATCTGGTAATTTTACAACACAAAATTCTCCCAAAAAGAAAGAGGTAAAGAAAAGGTCTGATGGCAACCAGACTACAGAAAATACTTCTGCTAAAAATGGAGGTCTAGACAATAGCTCTATTTCATTTTCTTTAAAAGGTAGAAGTGCTGTGGATATCCCAAACCCTATTTACACCTGTGATCTACCTGGTAGAGTTGTAGTGAATATTACCGTTAATGAAGGAGGGCGTGTTATAGCTACTGCTATAAATAAGGCAAGTTCTACCTCTAATAATGAATGTCTCACCCAACAGGCATTACAATATGCTTCTCAGGCTGTTTTTAGCAAGTTGGCTGGCAGAACAGCCCAACCGGGTACCATTACCTACCAATTTAAACCATAG
- the truB gene encoding tRNA pseudouridine(55) synthase TruB — protein MQTKTITPEEFKEGQILLFDKPLNWTSFQLVNKARWLIRKSCNIKKIKVGHAGTLDPLATGLLVICTGKFTKRIEQFQGQEKEYTGTFTLGATTPSYDMETEVDETFPIDHISENNITNVTFDFIGEIEQIPPVFSALKKDGKRLYEYARNGEDVEVKSRKVTITEFEITEIRFPEVDFRVVCSKGTYIRSLANDFGKALGSGAYLSALRRTRIGDFKVEDSIDLEAFQNLLP, from the coding sequence ATGCAAACTAAAACTATCACTCCAGAAGAATTTAAAGAGGGACAAATACTTTTATTTGACAAACCTCTAAATTGGACTTCCTTTCAGCTGGTGAATAAGGCAAGATGGCTGATTAGAAAAAGCTGCAATATCAAAAAGATAAAAGTTGGGCACGCTGGAACTTTAGATCCTTTAGCTACCGGCCTACTTGTAATTTGTACTGGGAAATTTACCAAGAGAATTGAACAGTTTCAAGGTCAGGAAAAAGAATATACCGGCACCTTTACTTTAGGGGCAACTACTCCTTCTTACGATATGGAAACCGAAGTAGATGAAACATTTCCTATAGATCATATTTCTGAAAACAATATTACCAATGTAACATTTGATTTTATTGGAGAAATAGAACAAATACCCCCAGTTTTTTCGGCTTTAAAAAAGGATGGGAAGCGACTTTATGAGTACGCTAGAAATGGGGAAGACGTGGAAGTTAAATCAAGAAAGGTAACAATAACCGAATTTGAGATCACTGAAATTAGATTTCCGGAAGTAGACTTCAGAGTAGTTTGTAGCAAAGGAACCTATATTAGAAGTCTCGCTAACGATTTTGGTAAAGCATTGGGTTCTGGCGCATATCTTTCAGCTTTAAGAAGAACTAGAATTGGAGATTTTAAGGTTGAAGATTCCATAGATTTGGAAGCATTTCAAAATTTATTACCTTAA
- a CDS encoding undecaprenyl-diphosphate phosphatase, giving the protein MNEFDAVVLGIIQGLTEFLPVSSSGHLELGKAILGDHSIPSESLLFTVVLHFATALSTIVIFRKDIIEIIKGLFQFKWNEETQFSLKIILSMIPAAMVGLLFEEEMDVLFEGNLLLVGFMLIITALLLWLADKAKSTGKQVSFSNAFVIGVSQAIAILPGISRSGATISTSVLLGNDKAKAARFSFLMVVPLILGKIAKDVLSGDLAASSTDSSVLIIGFVAAFLAGLVACTWMIKLVKNSKLSYFAIYCLIVGIIAIGFGYAN; this is encoded by the coding sequence TTGAACGAATTTGATGCAGTAGTCCTGGGAATTATCCAAGGACTTACAGAATTTTTACCGGTTTCCTCTAGTGGACATCTAGAACTTGGAAAAGCCATTTTAGGAGACCACAGCATACCAAGTGAATCTCTACTTTTTACTGTTGTTTTGCATTTTGCAACTGCACTAAGCACTATTGTCATCTTCAGAAAAGATATTATTGAGATCATAAAAGGTCTCTTTCAATTTAAGTGGAATGAGGAAACTCAGTTCTCACTAAAGATCATTTTATCCATGATCCCAGCAGCAATGGTGGGATTACTTTTTGAGGAAGAAATGGATGTATTATTTGAAGGAAATTTACTATTAGTAGGCTTTATGCTAATTATAACTGCACTACTACTGTGGTTGGCAGATAAAGCAAAAAGCACCGGAAAACAAGTTAGTTTTAGCAATGCTTTTGTTATTGGAGTTTCTCAGGCAATAGCCATATTACCAGGAATTTCCAGATCTGGAGCAACCATCTCCACCTCTGTATTATTGGGTAATGATAAAGCAAAAGCAGCTAGATTTTCTTTTTTAATGGTAGTCCCTTTGATCTTAGGTAAAATAGCTAAAGATGTTTTAAGTGGAGATCTAGCGGCAAGTAGCACAGATTCTTCTGTCTTAATTATTGGGTTTGTTGCAGCATTTTTAGCAGGTTTAGTTGCCTGTACGTGGATGATAAAACTGGTAAAGAATAGTAAATTATCATATTTTGCTATCTATTGTTTAATTGTTGGAATCATTGCAATTGGATTTGGGTATGCAAACTAA
- a CDS encoding DUF3098 domain-containing protein, which translates to MNKNNKPLHKQDLNFVFGKKNYTFMFIGLAVIALGFILMSGGGSDDPNVFNAEIYNFRRIRLAPALVLIGFGIEAYAILLNPNKK; encoded by the coding sequence ATGAATAAAAATAATAAACCTTTACATAAGCAAGATCTCAACTTTGTATTCGGCAAAAAGAACTACACGTTTATGTTTATTGGATTAGCTGTAATTGCATTGGGCTTTATTTTAATGTCTGGCGGTGGAAGTGATGACCCTAATGTATTTAATGCGGAGATCTACAATTTTAGAAGAATTAGATTAGCGCCTGCCTTAGTTTTAATAGGATTTGGAATTGAAGCTTATGCTATTTTATTAAATCCCAATAAAAAATAA